Proteins encoded in a region of the Solanum dulcamara chromosome 9, daSolDulc1.2, whole genome shotgun sequence genome:
- the LOC129904510 gene encoding heavy metal-associated isoprenylated plant protein 3-like: MEEEDEKGGKNVTAILQIDMHCSCEGCSERVLKCVHDLHDLNSSMKIEENGAVYKVTMAGKFNPSKLREKMEKKLKKTVKIISPELDKEEIEIQQMYKCKELPLPTTVLKLPLNCDACNEKIHKIITRTRGCRNMKMDWEKNLVTVTGTIDVKSLAESLRYHLRKGVEILTVNDGSVRGGIYSPDFECAYRRSTRGRSITEDYFYPATEMFSDENPNACTVL; encoded by the exons atggaagaagaagatgaaaaaggCGGCAAAAATGTTACCGCAATTCTCCAGATTGACATGCATTGTTCTTGTGAAGGTTGCTCTGAAAGAGTTCTCAAATGCGTTCACGATTTGCATG ATCTGAATTCCTCGATGAAGATAGAGGAAAATGGAGCGGTATACAAGGTGACGATGGCGGGGAAATTCAATCCGTCGAAACTCCGggagaaaatggagaagaaattgaagaagacAGTGAAAATCATTTCACCTGAGCTGGATAAAGAGGAAATTGAGATCCAACAGATGTATAAATGCAAAGAG CTTCCGCTGCCTACTACAGTGCTTAAACTTCCTCTGAACTGCGACGCATGCAACGAGAAGATTCACAAAATTATCACCCGAACCAGAG GATGCAGGAATATGAAAATGGATTGGGAAAAGAATTTGGTGACAGTAACTGGGACAATTGATGTGAAATCCTTGGCCGAATCATTGAGATATCACCTGAGGAAAGGCGTTGAAATTTTGACGGTGAATGACGGCAGCGTAAGAGGCGGCATTTACTCGCCGGACTTTGAATGCGCCTACCGGCGATCAACTAGAGGCAGATCGATAACTGAAGATTATTTCTATCCCGCTACGGAGATGTTCAGTGATGAAAATCCAAATGCTTGCACTGTTCTGTGA
- the LOC129902833 gene encoding uncharacterized protein LOC129902833, with the protein MTLLKRYVLRLFISLKYITANVVDRNNGRIVATSSTVEHSVKQSLECGRTCNAKAAAIVGEVLAMRLKVEGLDQGQENGIHVNVNKEVEKKGFKNRTKVWAIVNGLKNNGVKLILDDNENDISRPNFH; encoded by the coding sequence ATGACGTTGCTAAAGAGGTATGTGTTGAGATTGTTCATATCGTTGAAGTACATCACTGCAAATGTGGTTGATAGAAACAACGGACGAATTGTAGCAACATCATCTACGGTTGAACATTCAGTGAAACAGTCTCTGGAGTGCGGTAGAACTTGCAATGCAAAGGCAGCAGCAATCGTAGGAGAAGTGTTGGCAATGCGTCTCAAAGTGGAGGGTCTTGATCAGGGGCAAGAAAACGGGATCCATGTCAATGTAAATAAGGAGGTTGAGAAGAAAGGTTTCAAGAATCGCACAAAAGTCTGGGCTATAGTTAACGGCCTTAAGAACAATGGAGTGAAACTTATTTTGGATGACAATGAAAATGACATTTCTCGCCCTAACTTCCACTAG
- the LOC129903801 gene encoding heavy metal-associated isoprenylated plant protein 3-like: protein MSSKQKEKKKKEEENVKVVFLIDMNCVCKNCFKKIAKCTQNLEGIKSMEIENTGVKYKVIVTGKVEPMKLQEKFEKKLKKKVELISPKTKEKKEKDIPKKTTLEINLGCDKCVEKMQNIVTKTKGFQGIFIDRPKNMVIVSGSIDTEYLVEKLKKKLKKSVKIIKQEKYEDDLTPIWFPNYYVYWAESDQFVHDEAEYCRIM from the exons atgagtTCCAAACagaaggagaaaaagaagaaagaagaagaaaatgttaaagTAGTTTTTCTTATAGACATGAATTGTGTCTGCAAGAattgtttcaaaaaaattgcCAAATGCACTCAAAATTTGGAAG GTATAAAGTCTATGGAAATAGAGAATACTGGGGTGAAATACAAAGTAATAGTGACTGGAAAAGTGGAACCAATGAAACTTCAAgagaaatttgagaaaaaattgaagaaaaaagtgGAACTCATTTCtccaaaaacaaaagaaaaaaaagaaaaagatattcCCAAAAAAACAACACTGGAAATTAATTTGGGATGTGATAAATGTGTGGAGAAAATGCAAAACATAGTGACCAAAACAAAAG GGTTTCAAGGAATATTCATAGATAGGCCAAAGAACATGGTGATAGTGAGTGGATCAATTGATACTGAATATTTGGTGGAAAAGTTGAAAAAGAAGTTGAAAAAATCTGTCAAAATTATCAAGCAAGAGAAATATGAAGATGATTTGACGCCAATTTGGTTTCCAAATTATTATGTTTATTGGGCTGAAAGTGATCAATTTGTTCATGATGAAGCTGAGTACTGCAGAATTATGTGA
- the LOC129904004 gene encoding heavy metal-associated isoprenylated plant protein 3-like, producing MGEKKSKKNEGGEKKNNSGEVVEKKEGGEKKNDGNLTVVLKSDFHCEGCVTKVVKAIRSFGGVEKVTCDADSKKLTVIGKVDPVMLREKVEQKTHKHVELVSPVPKKDGKGKGGGGDGDGGAGEEKKKQNKEKENKGGGEDKKTKEKEPPITTAVLKVRLHCQGCIQKISKIVTKFKGYKEMKIDKQKDLVTVTGSMDMKELAEVLKKHLKKEVEIVPPKKEGGDKKEKGGDGGGGENGKGGNGGGKGKGKGGEGNGEGKGKVKDEVGGGGDGGGEMIMNNNVGNGMQMMQQQVQFGYPYPYMYGSVYPADQLQNPYPVSVHAPQLFSDENPNACSIM from the exons ATGGGCGAG AAGAAGAGTAAGAAGAATGAAGGAGGAGAGAAGAAGAATAACAGTGGAGAAGTAGTGGAGAAGAAGGAAGGAGGAGAGAAGAAGAACGATGGAAACTTAACTGTTGTTCTGAAATCGGATTTTCATTGTGAAGGCTGTGTTACTAAAGTTGTCAAAGCGATTCGAAGCTTTGGAG gtgtGGAGAAAGTTACGTGCGATGCTGATTCGAAAAAGTTGACGGTAATCGGAAAAGTTGATCCGGTGATGTTAAGAGAGAAAGTTGAACAGAAAACACACAAACATGTTGAACTTGTCTCGCCGGTACCGAAAAAGGACGGCAAGGGAAAAGGAGGAGGCGGCGACGGCGACGGTGGTGCcggagaagagaagaagaaacagAATAAGGAAAAGGAGAAcaaaggaggaggagaagacaAAAAGACCAAAGAGAAAGAG CCTCCGATCACAACGGCGGTGCTGAAGGTGCGTCTCCATTGTCAAGGATGTATACagaagatctccaaaattgtcACCAAATTCAAAG GGTACAAGGAGATGAAAATAGACAAGCAAAAGGATTTGGTGACTGTGACAGGGTCAATGGACATGAAAGAGTTGGCGGAGGTGTTGAAGAAACATTTGAAGAAGGAAGTTGAAATTGTTCCGCCGAAGAAAGAAGGCGGAGATAAGAAAGAGAAAGGTGGTGACGGTGGTGGTGGTGAAAATGGAAAAGGTGGCAATGGCGGTGGTAAAGGGAAAGGAAAGGGCGGGGAAGGCAATGGCGAAGGAAAGGGTAAGGTGAAGGATGAGGTAGGCGGTGGTGGCGATGGTGGTGGAGAGATGATAATGAATAATAATGTAGGCAATGGTATGCAGATGATGCAGCAGCAAGTCCAATTTGGGTATCCATACCCGTATATGTACGGGTCTGTTTATCCAGCTGACCAGCTTCAGAACCCGTACCCGGTATCAGTTCATGCCCCTCAGCTCTTTAGTGATGAGAATCCAAATGCTTGCAGTATTATGTGA